The DNA window ACGCCGCACTGGATCCCCAACGCCCGGTCGCGAGCCTCCATGCGCTCCATCACGTCCACCCCATCGTGCTCCCGCAGCCATTCGAGCTGGCTCTCATGGGCGGCCAGCATCTTGCGCTTCAGCTCATACACCTCGGTGATGTCCACGTACTCGGCCGCCTCCACGCGCACGTCATGGGCCACATCCATGTAGTAGATGCGCGCCGGATGATCGGAGGCCGGATGCGCCGTGCGGATGTGCGGCACGGTGGCGATGTAGTTGGCGCTGAAGGCCAGCTGCCCGGCGGCCACGTGATCCGGATGGTACGCCTCCGGCCAGTGGGTGAAGATGATGTCCGGCCGTGCCTGGCGCAGCATATCGATGAACGCCTCACGGGTCTGGCGATCGTAGAACAGCTCCCCATCCGGGAAGCCCATCCAGAACACCTCGGCGCCGATGACGGCCGCGGCCGCCCGG is part of the Chloroflexota bacterium genome and encodes:
- a CDS encoding PIG-L family deacetylase — encoded protein: MDEKLRVLAVGAHPDDIEIACGGTLARYALAGHHVMMCYATNGDKGHLEIPPAELAVIREKEARAAAAVIGAEVFWMGFPDGELFYDRQTREAFIDMLRQARPDIIFTHWPEAYHPDHVAAGQLAFSANYIATVPHIRTAHPASDHPARIYYMDVAHDVRVEAAEYVDITEVYELKRKMLAAHESQLEWLREHDGVDVMERMEARDRALGIQCGVMYAERFVPRGFRPAARLLP